In Crinalium epipsammum PCC 9333, the genomic window TTACCGAATTTCTACTTCTTCTTACACCTAGAGTAGTTATATAGCAGTCGCCAAGGCAGTTAAGCCACTTTTTATCCCACACCCTTAAGGGTGGGGCTATACAAACAAAGCCCGCCTGCGCGGGCTGATGCCTTAAGCGCCTTGGCGGTTGCTATAGATTAAATATTAAACTTCAGTGCATCGCACACATGAGTAAAATTGGGATAGAATGCGATCGCCTTATAAAGTTGAAGAGAATTTTTTCCGCTCAGGTGCAATAGGAATTTCTTTACCCTTTTCTTGATAACCTTCCTTAACCAATTCCCAAGCCAGTTTCAGTTCTTCTAAAGCTTGTTGAGGGGTATCAGCAAAAGCTGAGATATTGGGCATTTCGGCAAAATGTGCCAGCCAATCTCCCTGTTCATCAACGTATAAATTAATCGTAAAACCATTAAAATTATAGTTAGTTAAATTCATTCTTCCTCCCCCTCCTGATATTCAAAAAACTGCTGAATTTGATATAGTTTTGCCTTCCCATCTTTGCGGGGTTGAATTGGTAAAGGGTTACCCTTTGGTGAATACCATAAGCGATGACTCCCTCTTTGACGGCTAAATTCCCATCCATTCTGGCTTAAGAGAGTTTCCAACTCATCAAAAGTAAGATTTTCTGGGCTATCCTTAGCTTTTTGCCATAACTTTTCTCTTTTAGTCATAACATGACGATAATCAAGTTATTACCTTTAACCCCAAAGTATGAAAGATAAAAAATTGATTTAGGTATTATTTCTATATAATATCGAAAAATGAGTATATAGGCACAATTTCTGGAATTTTAAAATATATCAAAAATTTATAAATAGCAATAAGTTTGATGTTATATGGTTTCTGTGAAAGATATAAGCAATGCTAACAATTTAAGCCAACAACGCCGTCGATGCTGGCTTTATAATGTTGAACAAATGCCATATAAAATAGCTTGGGAATGGCAGCGATCGCTTGTTGCTGAACGGATCAATAATCCTGACGTTGATGATGCCCTAATATTGCTAGAACATCCGCCTGTTTATACTCTTGGACAAGGCGCTAGTCTTGACTTTATAAACTTTGATCTAAATCAGACAAAGTGGGAAGTACATCGAATTGAGCGAGGTGGTGAGGTAACATATCATTGCCCTGGTCAGTTGGTAGGATACCCAATTTTAAATTTGCGATATTATCAGCAAGATTTACATTGGTATCTACGCCAGTTAGAAGAAGTGTTAATTCTGGTACTCTCAGTTTATGGGCTAGAAGGTTATCGGATAGCTGGTATGACAGGGGTATGGGTAGAAGATCGTAAAGTTGCTGCAATTGGGATTAAGGTAAGTAAATGGATTACTATGCACGGTTTTGCCTTAAATATTTGCCCTGACTTAAGCGGTTTTGAGCAAATTATCCCCTGCGGTATTGTAGATAAAGCGGTCGGTAGCCTGGAACAGTTGATCCCAGGAATTGACTTTAATCAGGTTCGTCAGCAGGTAGCAGTAGCTTTTGCTGAGGTGTTTAATGTTGAATTGGTGAGAACCAATTAACAATTAACAATTATCAATTAACAATTAACAATTATCAATTAACAATTACTAATGACTGTTGAACGATGAATCCAGAACCTGAAATTCGCCGTCTTTTAGATGTTATGCCTGCTTCTGGTCGGATGCTGACCAAAATTGTCAGTAGACCACAGCAATCTCAGGTAATTGATACGCCCTTTCCCCTACCTTGGTCTCAAGAAAGACCGATTTTTATTAATTTTGATTTGTGGCGACGTTTATCTAAGCCACAGCGCGATTTAGTTATCTTAAGTAAGATTAGCTGGCTGATGAAGATCAAATGGTTTAAGCCAGATTTATATCAAGGTATTGTAGTGGCGGGGATTCTGGGAGGAGTGGTTGAGTTTGTCCAAGCAGATGCAGTTGGGGTGATAGTTGCTACAGGATTAGGTGCGATCGCCGGAACTCAAATTTGGCGTAATAGCCGTAGTACTCAAAATCTGCTAGAAGCTGATGCTGCTGCACTCACGGTAGGACAAAGACGCGGCTACACTGAAACCGAAGCAGCACAACACTTGTTATCTGGGATTGAAGCGATCGCTAAAATTGAAGGTCGTTCTAGTTTAGATTTTACTGAATTAATTCGTTGTCAAAACTTGAGAGCGATCGCTGGTTTGTCCCCTGTAGGTGTTCCCGAACAAGTCAAGCGAGAATAATTTGTTGAGGTTGATATTTTTAAGGGTAAAACTTCTTAGTTAGCTGGGAGTTTAGTATTTGAGCGACAGTGATAAAGCTTGTAATCATATCCATAAACTGGGGGGAAAGAACTAGGATCAGCAAAACAATTTTGTGCTTTTAAATCTACTGGTGCATGGAAATTCATTAGCCATAAATCAATTGGTTGTGGTAACTCATTTAATGTTTCTTTC contains:
- a CDS encoding type II toxin-antitoxin system HicB family antitoxin, translating into MNLTNYNFNGFTINLYVDEQGDWLAHFAEMPNISAFADTPQQALEELKLAWELVKEGYQEKGKEIPIAPERKKFSSTL
- a CDS encoding type II toxin-antitoxin system HicA family toxin gives rise to the protein MTKREKLWQKAKDSPENLTFDELETLLSQNGWEFSRQRGSHRLWYSPKGNPLPIQPRKDGKAKLYQIQQFFEYQEGEEE
- the lipB gene encoding lipoyl(octanoyl) transferase LipB: MVSVKDISNANNLSQQRRRCWLYNVEQMPYKIAWEWQRSLVAERINNPDVDDALILLEHPPVYTLGQGASLDFINFDLNQTKWEVHRIERGGEVTYHCPGQLVGYPILNLRYYQQDLHWYLRQLEEVLILVLSVYGLEGYRIAGMTGVWVEDRKVAAIGIKVSKWITMHGFALNICPDLSGFEQIIPCGIVDKAVGSLEQLIPGIDFNQVRQQVAVAFAEVFNVELVRTN
- a CDS encoding DUF3318 domain-containing protein, giving the protein MNPEPEIRRLLDVMPASGRMLTKIVSRPQQSQVIDTPFPLPWSQERPIFINFDLWRRLSKPQRDLVILSKISWLMKIKWFKPDLYQGIVVAGILGGVVEFVQADAVGVIVATGLGAIAGTQIWRNSRSTQNLLEADAAALTVGQRRGYTETEAAQHLLSGIEAIAKIEGRSSLDFTELIRCQNLRAIAGLSPVGVPEQVKRE